The following proteins are co-located in the Triticum aestivum cultivar Chinese Spring chromosome 1A, IWGSC CS RefSeq v2.1, whole genome shotgun sequence genome:
- the LOC123058366 gene encoding coronatine-insensitive protein homolog 1b, with the protein MGGEAPEPRRLSRALSLDGSGVPEEALHLVLGYVDDPRDREAASLACRRWHHIDALTRKHVTVPFCYAVSPARLLARFPRLESLGVKGKPRAAMYGLIPDDWGAYACPWVAQLAAPLECLKALHLRRMVVTDDDLAALVRARGHMLQELKLDKCSGFSTDALRLVARSCRSLRTLFLEECTITDNGTEWLHDLAANNPVLVTLNFYLTYLRVEPADLELLAKNCKSLISLKISDCDLSDLIGFFQIATSLQEFAGAEISEQKYGNVKLPSKLCSFGLTFMGTNEMHIIFPFSAVLKKLDLLYSFLTTEDHCQLIAKCPNLLVLAVRNVIGDRGLGVVGDTCKKLQRLRVERGEDDPGMQEEEGGVSQVGLTAIAVGCRELENIAAYVSDITNGALESIGTFCKNLHDFRLVLLDRQETITELPLDSGARALLRGCTKLRRFALYLRPGGLSDVGLGYIGQHSGTIQYMLLGNVGQTDGGLISFAAGCRNLRKLELRSCCFSERALALAIRQMPSLRYVWVQGYRASQTGRDLMLMARPFWNIEFTPPSTETAGRVMEDGEPCVDRQAQVLAYYSLSGKRSDYPQSVVPLYPA; encoded by the exons ATGGGCGGGGAGGCCCCGGAGCCGCGGCGGCTCAGCCGCGCGCTCAGCCTGGACGGCAGCGGCGTCCCGGAGGAGGCGCTGCACCTGGTGCTCGGCTACGTGGACGACCCGCGCGACCGCGAGGCGGCCTCGCTGGCCTGCCGCCGCTGGCACCACATCGACGCGCTCACGCGGAAGCACGTCACCGTGCCCTTCTGCTACGCCGTGTCCCCGGCGCGCCTGCTCGCGCGCTTCCCGCGCCTCGAGTCGCTCGGGGTCAAGGGCAAGCCCCGCGCCGCCATGTACGGCCTCATCCCCGACGACTGGGGCGCCTACGCCTGCCCCTGGGTCGCCCAGCTCGCCGCCCCGCTCGAGTGCCTCAAGGCGCTCCACCTGCGCCGCATGGTCGTCACCGACGACGACCTCGCCGCCCTcgtccgcgcccgcggccacatgcTGCAGGAGCTCAAGCTCGACAAGTGCTCCGGCTTCTCCACCGACGCCCTCCGCCTCGTCGCCCGCTCCTGCAG ATCACTGAGAACTTTGTTTCTGGAAGAATGTACAATTACTGATAATGGCACTGAATGGCTCCATGACCTTGCTGCCAACAATCCTGTTCTGGTGACCTTGAACTTCTACTTGACTTACCTCAGAGTGGAGCCAGCTGACCTCGAGCTTCTCGCCAAGAATTGCAAGTCACTAATTTCGTTGAAGATTAGCGACTGCGACCTTTCAGATTTGATTGGATTTTTCCAAATAGCTACATCTTTGCAAGAATTTGCTGGAGCGGAAATCAGTGAGCAAAAGTATGGAAATGTTAAGCTTCCTTCGAAGCTTTGCTCCTTCGGACTTACCTTCATGGGGACAAATGAGATGCACATAATCTTTCCTTTTTCTGCTGTACTCAAGAAGCTGGATTTGCTGTACAGTTTCCTCACCACTGAAGATCATTGCCAGCTCATTGCAAAATGTCCAAACCTACTCGTTCTTGCG GTGAGGAATGTGATTGGAGATAGAGGATTGGGGGTTGTCGGAGACACATGCAAGAAGCTACAAAGGCTCAGAGTTGAGCGAGGGGAAGATGATCCTGGCATGCAAGAAGAGGAAGGCGGAGTTTCCCAAGTAGGACTAACAGCGATAGCCGTAGGCTGCCGTGAACTGGAAAACATAGCTGCCTATGTGTCTGATATCACAAATGGAGCCCTGGAGTCCATCGGAACGTTCTGCAAAAACCTCCATGACTTTCGCCTTGTCCTGCTTGACAGACAAGAGACGATAACAGAATTGCCGCTGGACAGCGGTGCACGCGCGCTGCTGAGGGGCTGCACCAAGCTTCGGAGGTTCGCTCTGTACCTGAGACCAGGGGGGCTTTCAGATGTAGGCCTCGGCTACATCGGGCAGCACAGCGGCACCATCCAGTACATGCTTCTGGGTAACGTCGGGCAGACGGATGGTGGACTGATCAGTTTCGCAGCCGGGTGCCGGAACCTGCGGAAGCTTGAACTGAGGAGCTGCTGCTTCAGCGAGCGGGCTCTGGCCCTCGCCATACGGCAAATGCCTTCCCTGAGGTACGTGTGGGTGCAGGGCTACAGGGCCTCTCAGACCGGCCGCGACCTCATGCTCATGGCGCGGCCCTTCTGGAACATCGAGTTCACGCCTCCCAGCACGGAGACCGCGGGCCGGGTGATGGAAGACGGGGAGCCCTGCGTTGACAGGCAAGCTCAGGTGCTGGCGTACTACTCCCTCTCTGGGAAGAGGTCCGACTACCCGCAGTCTGTTGTGCCTCTGTATCCTGCGTGA